A single Candidatus Tectomicrobia bacterium DNA region contains:
- a CDS encoding cytochrome C oxidase subunit IV family protein, with protein MAHGHSQHAAHHVNYMAIFWWLLALTILEVAAGYPSSGPAYPHMLKGLLLVIMALTKAALVALYFMHLKFERVALGYIAMIPLVLCVFVVLMTLPDF; from the coding sequence ATGGCTCATGGCCACTCGCAGCACGCGGCGCACCACGTCAACTACATGGCCATCTTCTGGTGGCTGCTGGCCCTGACCATCCTGGAGGTGGCGGCGGGCTACCCATCCTCGGGGCCCGCCTACCCGCACATGCTCAAGGGACTCCTCCTCGTCATCATGGCGCTGACCAAGGCGGCCCTGGTGGCGCTCTACTTCATGCACTTGAAGTTCGAGCGCGTGGCCCTCGGCTACATCGCGATGATCCCGCTCGTCCTGTGCGTGTTCGTCGTCCTCATGACGCTGCCGGATTTTTGA
- a CDS encoding DUF420 domain-containing protein produces MLSVSQLPALNAALNALAAILLVAGYLHIRALRVRQHRTCMLWAFGVSVLFLVFYLIYHYNVGSVRFTGQGWVRPVYFAILISHTVLAAAVPVLAILTLRLAFRGEFIRHRRLARWTFPIWLYVSVTGVVIYLLLYWLYPPR; encoded by the coding sequence TTGCTCTCCGTAAGCCAGCTTCCAGCCCTCAACGCGGCGCTGAACGCGCTCGCCGCCATCCTCCTCGTGGCGGGCTACCTGCACATCCGGGCGCTGCGCGTCCGTCAGCACAGGACGTGCATGCTCTGGGCCTTCGGGGTTTCGGTCCTCTTCCTCGTCTTCTACCTGATCTACCACTACAACGTGGGATCGGTGCGCTTCACGGGGCAGGGCTGGGTGCGGCCCGTCTACTTCGCCATCCTGATCTCCCACACCGTCCTCGCGGCGGCGGTGCCGGTGCTCGCCATCCTGACCCTGCGGCTCGCCTTCCGGGGGGAGTTCATCCGCCACCGCCGCCTCGCCCGCTGGACCTTCCCTATCTGGCTCTACGTCTCGGTGACCGGGGTGGTGATCTACCTCCTCCTTTACTGGCTCTACCCGCCGAGATGA
- a CDS encoding DUF983 domain-containing protein: protein MFAGIFRMHPACPRCGCRTEREPGYFIGAIYINYAATVFLCLGGFFLLDWLIAPALAVQLAVWTAAAAIFPLLFFRHSRSLWLNVDHFISPPPASPRTNGGPAA, encoded by the coding sequence TTGTTCGCCGGAATCTTCCGGATGCACCCTGCCTGCCCCCGGTGCGGCTGCCGGACGGAGCGGGAGCCGGGCTACTTCATCGGCGCCATCTACATCAACTATGCGGCCACCGTCTTCCTCTGCCTGGGCGGCTTCTTTCTCTTGGACTGGCTGATCGCGCCCGCGCTGGCGGTCCAGCTCGCCGTTTGGACGGCGGCGGCGGCGATTTTCCCCCTCCTCTTCTTCCGGCACTCCCGGAGCCTGTGGCTGAACGTGGACCACTTCATCTCCCCGCCCCCGGCCTCGCCCCGGACGAACGGAGGGCCCGCCGCATGA
- a CDS encoding ABC transporter ATP-binding protein, whose product MSAPLALEVTDLHRSFGDRAALAGVSFQVGRGETFALLGPNGGGKTTLFRILATLLRPDGGSARVFGVPLAESPAQARRRLGVVFQQPGIDPKLTCAENLIHHGRLFGMRGAALRAGVAAQLERFGLAARAREMAETLSGGMQRRLELAKALLPGPDLLLLDEPTAGLDPAARRDFGGELDRLRRERGTTVVLTTHLMDEAERCDRVGILHEGRLVALGTPEGLKREAGEEVIFIRADDPASLREKLRARFGWEAMEVDEGLRVERPGAHALLPQVIEAFGAEVRSVTFGRPTLEDVFIRRTGRRFGAPPQEGAA is encoded by the coding sequence ATGAGCGCCCCGCTCGCGCTCGAGGTGACGGACCTGCACCGCTCCTTCGGGGACCGCGCCGCCCTGGCCGGGGTGAGCTTCCAGGTGGGCCGGGGGGAGACCTTCGCCCTCCTCGGGCCGAACGGAGGGGGCAAGACCACCCTCTTCCGCATCCTCGCCACCCTGCTGCGGCCGGACGGGGGGAGCGCGCGCGTCTTCGGCGTCCCGCTCGCGGAATCCCCCGCCCAGGCCCGGCGGAGGCTCGGCGTGGTCTTCCAGCAGCCGGGCATCGACCCCAAGCTCACCTGCGCCGAGAACCTCATCCACCACGGCCGGCTCTTCGGGATGCGCGGCGCAGCCCTTCGGGCGGGCGTGGCGGCCCAGCTCGAGCGCTTCGGCCTCGCGGCCCGGGCGAGGGAGATGGCCGAGACTCTCTCGGGCGGAATGCAGCGCCGCCTCGAGCTGGCCAAGGCCCTGCTGCCGGGGCCGGATCTCCTGCTGCTGGACGAGCCCACGGCGGGCCTCGACCCGGCCGCCCGGCGGGACTTCGGGGGCGAGCTCGACCGCCTCCGCCGGGAGCGGGGGACGACGGTGGTGCTGACCACCCACCTGATGGACGAGGCGGAGCGCTGCGACCGGGTGGGCATCCTGCACGAGGGCCGCCTGGTGGCGCTGGGCACTCCCGAGGGGCTCAAGCGGGAGGCGGGGGAGGAGGTGATCTTCATCCGGGCGGACGACCCCGCCTCCCTGCGGGAGAAGCTCCGAGCGCGCTTCGGGTGGGAGGCGATGGAAGTGGATGAGGGCCTGCGGGTGGAGCGCCCCGGCGCCCACGCCCTGCTGCCCCAGGTGATCGAGGCTTTCGGCGCCGAGGTCCGGTCCGTCACCTTCGGCCGGCCCACCCTGGAGGACGTCTTCATCCGCCGGACGGGCCGCCGCTTCGGCGCCCCGCCCCAGGAGGGCGCGGCGTGA